TATTTTGCACTGGGTCTTCCACCTTTATTTTCTTGTTTTAATAAATTATTTTTTTCATCTAATGTTCTTATTAAATCATTAACTGCATTGCTTTCAATTAATAAATCTTCAATATTGATATAGTTTAATCCATAGGTGAAATCTAAATTTATAAAGTCTATTCCAAATGAAATACCAAGCGAGTGTTCTAATCCTTTAGGCTTTATCGGGCTATCAAATAAAAAGTCAGTATAAAAAAAAGATTGATTATTAACACTTAATTTATCATCATCACTCAAAAACAAGTTTAATTCTTCTAAAAAGATTGATGGGACATTTAAAATTAAATTAAAGTAGGTGATTTTTATTTTATTATCGTTGTTTACTGCTAGGGTGAGTATATGATTTTTGTTGCAATATAGATCAAGTTCTTTTTTTATATGGAGATAATTTAGAAATTCATTAAAATATTTATCCTTTCCAGTTACTCTACAGTTATCATTTTCTTCATAGAAAGGTTTGCATTGATAAGTATTTTTATTATTTATGATAACATTTTCATTCTTTTTTTTATCATATTTAGCATGAAAATAAATATTAAATGGAAACATTGAGATAATCTGCTTATTCGTTTTTATCATATTATATTTGTTTTTAAATAATGCTTTTAATTCCGTTACGGTAATATATTCTCGAATTTCTATAGAATTAAAATGCTCCCCCATTATGTACATATTTTTTTCCTTTTGATTATTTTGTTCGTTTTTATCCATCGTGTTAGGCTTTCTATACTGCCAAAAAAACAATCAATAGACAAGAAAAAAGGGCATTTTTACTGAATGCCCTTACAGTTTTTACTGTATAAATTAAAGGTAATATTTCTCGTCTCGGTTATGCCTTGCTTCTATTTTTTTATAGCGTTTATAGATAAGTGCTACCGCATAGGCTTCATTTCTTGAGAAATAACCAGTAGTAACCATATGTTCTAACCTCCGAGCGATCTTTTCACCATCGCCATGATATTCGTCAAGTTCATTAAATATGTGGTTAAGTTGAGCAAGTTTTTTATTCATATTGCCTCTTTTTTATTCAATCATGTTGATATTATCAATCAATAACGCAGCGTTGTAGTCTTCAATTACAAAATCTACATTCATAGAAATATAATTTTCTAGTCTGTTTTTTGCCGGATTTTTCTCTAAAAAACGTCGAATAGTGCCGGTGTGAATGTATAACGAAAGATTATCTAATCGAGTGATTAATATGCTATTTTCTGGGAAGTATGGAACGCTAAATGCTTTTAAGCCACCAATTAATTTTTCCGAAATAGTGATTAATCCAATTTTATCTTGGCTAAAATTCTCATATTCAATTTTTACAGGTTGATCGCTGATAATGTTTCTCCCGCAAATAGCGACTAAATCCCCTCCGGCTCTTAATGGATTATCTATTTTAGCTAATGCGTTTTTTACAAGCGAATTAAGCGTTTTATATTCTTGTGCTTCACCTACCTGAACGCCTGATAAAACTTTATCCGGCGCATTGTCTCTGATAAGTTGTAGCCATCCTTTCGCCACATCTTCCGCTAATTTGTTTTCATAAAAATTGGAATTTTCCGCACGATAAACGCCATTAAAGCCAACAAGTAAAAGGCTTAATAGCATTTGTTTATCTAGGTAATTATCAAGTAAGTTGTCAAAATCCTGATCGAGATAGCCGGCTAAAGTGTCAAGTTTTGCATAAGTAATAAAACTATCAATATCAATACTTTTACAATTGAATTTTTTCGGCGCTGTTACGTAGGATTTTTCACAAGTTCGTTCTTGTGTTTCTGTGTTGGTTTGACTTGGTGCCGGTACATTAATGCCTAATGTTTCGCCGATTTGTCTTGTTGATTTAATGATATTGATTAAGCTAAAAAAACTGTGTTTATAAAGGTTATTTAATAGCTTTGCTTCTTGTGCCGGTTCTAAATCGTAATATACTAAATCAGAAGTTTTGTCTTGTTTAATTGCATTTGATAAATTTTGTTTATATTGATTTAGTTTGTTAATAGTTAAAATTTCCATGTAATAATCCTTTTTATAAGTTTTCGAGTAAATTTTTAAAGCCTTTTGATTTATTATCATACATGGCTTTGTGTCTTTGTGCTGGGGTCATTATCTCACTTTTATTTATAAAATAATTGAAGAAAAATAACTTATCAGCATTTAAATTAGTGTTAATGTTTTTATTAATTATTTTATTGATATAATCTAAGACATATTCACTATTTGTTTTTTCTTGATAAGAATAGTTGTGTATAGCAACTCCGCTCAAATAAACACTGGTAAAAATTTCATTTAATTTGTCTTTATTTTGTGAAATAAATTCATCTATTAAAAATTTTGCCTTTTGATGAAATATATTTTCACGCAATTTTATTAATTTATTACATTTTGAATATAATTCTTCTTTCTTGTTATAAATTTTAATGTCAAATTCTTCGTATAAAGCAGAGTAATACTCTATTCTTGCTTTTAAACCTGTGTCGGTCTGTTTAATATTAATATAATCATCAACGGATAACTCTTTCATATCTAAACTAGCTTTAGCATCTTGGGCATTTTGCGCAATCTCATTCTTTAATGCCTCAATAATATTTAGCGTTTTTTCTTTTTCCTTAATCAGTTCATCAAGTTGAGTTTTTAATGCTAAATATTCGTTTTTTTCTGTTTTGAATTGATCTATTTGGGGTTGTAATTGTTCCATAGTTAACTCTCTTGTTGATTAATTTTACTTTCGATCCACCGGTCTATATCACTTTCAAGCCATGCAACGCGGATTTGTGTGATATTGATTGATTGTGGGAATTGTTTTTTCTTCATTAAGTCGTAAATCGTACTTTTAGTTAAACTTGTTCGATTTATCACTTCATCAAGATTAATAAAGCGGGCTTTTTTAGGATTTTCACTCACATTTTTTACCTCTCTTTTTTTGTGTGCTATACCGTCGATGTCGTGCTATAGCGTTCGTTTTTCTTGGTTTGAGAATATAAAATGTGGCGTTTATTGTCATTTGGCGCAGATTGTTGTTACTGATTTCACAAGACAAGCAGAAAAAAATCGTTCATATGACAAAGTTTTTAGAGATATAAGAATAAAGGATTTATTTTTTGTCGGATTTGATGTGGAAATTATCGCTATTTTTATAACTTTTCATGTGTAAAAGTGCGTTGTTCCGCGTTGAAATGCGTATATTTTCGTTTATTTATGAATTTAATTCATGCTATGTCTGGCTTGGCTTGAGTGTGCTTTAAAAGTTGCGTAAAAAATGCACATTTAATGCGCGGGCGAGGCGAGGATATGCTTGCGATTTTTGATCCGCGCAAAACAAAAAAATAAAGCCATCTAAAATCATCACGTTTTTAGTATTAGCTATGTAGTAATCCAATATTATATTAAAAAAATAGCCCTTATACAGGGCTTATATTGTGTTTTATGGGTATGTATAAATATACATAATTTTTATGGTAGAAACTTGTTTATGAAAAATATTCATGTTTGATGTTATTTAATTATGGAATATTATTTTATGATTTTTTACATTTTTCTACATAATCCCCCCATTTCTGCATAGCTTCCCGCCTTGCTTCTAAATAGTTTGAACGGTTATAAACTCGGCTTACTTCGCTACCTGTTCTATGTGCTAAACAGGCTTCCGCTACAAAGTGATCTATCCCAATATCGGTTAAATAAGTGCGGGCGGTTGAGCGCATTCCATGAGCAGTTAAACGCCCTTTATAATTAATGCTTTTTATCGCATTATTGGCGGTTTCGTTGGAACAAGGCGAATTTCTATCAGTTCTATGTGGAAATATAAAAGAGGAACCGGAGCAATATTTTTTCATCTCCTCTAAAATCATTATAGCTTGTGTTGACAACGGAACGGAATGAGGCAATTTTTTATCTTTTTTACCTTTCATTTTTAGCGCCGGAATATTCCATACTCTATTATGAAAATCAATTTCAGACCATTCAACACTCACCGCTTCAGTAGGGCGCACCATTGTTAAAAGTTGCCACTCAACTAATAACTTAGTGCGCATTAACCGATTTGAATAATTTAATGCCTTTAAAAATTCCGGTAATTCAGAATAATGAATACAAGGTTGATTAATTGCTGCGACTTTCTTAAATTCTTTTTTCAAATTAGCAATCGGATTATAGGCTAAATAACCTAATGCCACTGCACGATCTAAAATATTCACAAAATAACCTGTGATTTTGCGTGCGGTATCCGGGTGCGCTTGGTGTATTGGTTCCAATAATTCAATGGCTTTAGGTAGCGTGATATTCTTTATCATTTCATCACCAAAAATTGGAAAAAGCCATAATTCTAACCGTCTGTATTCATTTTCAAGTGTACGCTCTAGTACTTCTTGCGCTTTTTTATTTTTCCAATTTTCCGCCATTTCCCTAACCGTGATTTGATTTTGACGTTCTTTTATTTCCATTTCTTTGGCATATTCAAATGGATCAATGCACTGATTTAATAATGAATGATAATTTCTAACGATTTCTCTGGCGTCTCTTAGTGATAAAGTAGGGTAAACGCCGATATTTTTTCTTATTCGCTTTTTAGTTTTGGGATGAGAGTATAAAAACTGCCATATTTTAGAAAGAGATTTTCCGTTTTTGCTTGGGTTGATAAATAAAAACAAATTATTGCCATCACTCAACCTAATTGGCTTTGTAGATTTTACGGTTTTAATTTGGGTGTCGTTTAAAGGTTTAACAGATTTTGCCATGGCTTGAAGTATCAAATAATAAAAACTAAATTATTTGATGTGATCTTTTTTTTCTCAAAATTTTAGAAGATCACATAGAAGATCACATCAACCGATGACAAAGGCATATTTTATTTTACAAGGCGAACATATAAAAATCATTAACTGCTTGATTTTATATGTGTTTTTTGACAAGGCTTACAACAATTTACAATGTATTGGCGGAACGGACGGGACTCGAACCCGCGACCCCCTGCGTGACAGGCAGGTATTCTAACCAGCTGAACTACCGCTCCGGATATAGGCGAAGTTGAAATTGGCGGAATGGACGGGACTCGAACCCGCGACCCCCTGCGTGACAGGCAGGTATTCTAACCAGCTGAACTACCACTCCGCACAGGTGGAGCAAATGATAATCGTGAAAGGGAGGTTCGTCAACTTTTTTTTATGCTTTATCAGTTATTTGCTTAATCCATAAGCATTTTGCCTAATGTACTTTTCCAGCCTCATGCGTTTTTGTCCATAAACAATGATTATTACTTTTTTTATTGATCAATTGCATGTAATCCAAATGGGCTTTTTCTTCTTCTTCGGTCGGCATTAAGCGCACTAAATCTGGCGAAAAACTGACCGCACTTTGTTCATAGACTTCGGCTTCCACTTGTGGCATCTCAGGTTCATTATCATCAAATAGGCTGGTTTGCCCGCCGGTCATCGCCAAGTAAACATCGCCTAAGATTTCCGCATCGAGTAACGCTCCGTGCAATGTACGCTTACTGTTATCAATATGCAAACGGTCGCAAAGCGCATCTAAGCTATTACGTTTACCGGGATACATTTGACGCGCCATTTGTAGTGTATCCGTGACAGTACAAATATCGTGAGTTTTGACATTAATATGATGTTTGGCAAATTCATAATCCATGAAGCCTACGTCGAAAGGGGCGTTGTGAATCAGCAATTCAGCGCCTTGAATAAATTGCACGAATTCTTGTGCCACTGCGGCAAAATCCGGTTTATCTTCCAACATTTCGTCGGTGATACCATGCACTTTAATGGCTTCAGGATCCACCGGTCGATCCGGTTTGATATACAAATGCAACTTGCGTCCGGTATAACGTCGGTTGATCATTTCCACAGCGCCAATTTCGATAATGCAATGTCCTTCGTAGTGGGCGCCAAATTGGTTCATCCCAGTGGTTTCTGTATCCAGTATAATTTGTCGCGTCGGATTTATTTCAATGTTCATGGGTTTTGCTATCTCTTTCATTTATTTTGCGGTATTATCGCCTCATTTAATTGAAATGAATAGTTAAAATCAACAGATGACACGAAAAAAGATTGATATTTTTACCGATGGTTCTTGCTTGGGGAATCCGGGACGCGGCGGAATTGGCATTTTATTGCGCTATAAACAGCATGAAAAACAGATTTCAAAAGGGTATTTTTTGACTACAAATAATCGGATGGAATTGTTGGCAGTGATAGAGGCGTTAAATACCTTAACCGAAGCCTGCGAGGTGACGGTGTATAGCGATAGTCAATATATGAAAAATGGGATTACGCAGTGGATTTTTAATTGGAAGCGGAATAATTGGAAAGCCAGCAACGGAAAAGCGGTAAAAAATCAGGATTTGTGGCAACAATTGGATCAAGCCATTTTGCGCCATAATATTCATTGGCAATGGGTGAAAGGGCATAGCGGGCATCGCGAAAATGAAATTTGCGATCAGTTAGCCAAACAAGGGGCGGAAAATCCGACGTTGCAAGATACGGGCTATCTTCCCGAAGCATGATGAGCAAGCACGCCCATCATGCTCAAAAGCAATTAAGGCAATTTTGCGATCACCGCATAACCACGCTGGTTGCCCTCAATTTGATAGTCACCATCCGCACAAATAAACGCTGATTCGCCTTGTTTTAATTCAAGTGCGGTCTGATTTTGGCGAATTTTTAGCGAACCTTCCATCACCAATAAAATCTCGGCGCTTTGCGCGTATAAATCGAGCTTGTCTTGAGGCTGATAACGCAAGTTACTTAAAGCGAAATCTTCTGCCGGTGTCTCATAGGTCATGATGGCGTTTTGCGCATCCGCGGCTGGAATAATTTGCGGGATAATTTCGCGGCAATCAACCACTTTGAGTAGTTCTGGAATATCCACGTGTTTCGGCGTTAAGCCACCGCGAATAACATTGTCAGAACACGCCATCAGTTCAATGTTTTGACCGCGTAAATAGGCATGAGGAATGCCGGCATCTTGATAAATACCTTCCCCTTGTTTGACCTGCACAATATTAAACAAATAAAAACAAACCAGTCCAGCATCCAATTTATCTTCGGAAATTTCCATGCTTTCCATACAGTACAACACCCAATAATCCGGATTATCCAAGGAAAATTGATGATTTTTATACCTCACTTTATGTTCAGCAATAATCGGCAATAACCAACTTGCCAATTGCGCTTGATCCGCTTGCATAATTTGCGCGTAAAAAGAATGCAGATCTTGCTGTTGGAGCTTTTCAGCCAGCGCACTTAGTGAGGGGCGTTGTTGCAATGTGGCGATAATTTGCGCTTTGGGTTTGAACCCATGGAGCAGCCAAAAATCCGATAAAGCGATCATCATTTCCGGTTTATGATTACGATCTTTATAGGTGCGTTTTGGATCTTTTAAATCAACAAATGCTGCATTTTCGCGTGCAAATCCAATTTCAGCTTGCTGTTTGGTTGGGTGCAATTGGATGGAAAGCGGTTTTTCAACGTCAAGAATTTTGAGTAAATAGGGCAGTTCGTCACCGAAACGAGCGCGACTGGGTTGACCAAGTGCGGTTGGATTTTGGCTTAAAAATTGTGTTAAAGGTTGTAGGATTCCGTTGACTTCAATCATCGATGGAGTAGAGGGATGGGCGCCAAGCCACCATTCTGCATAATGCGCTTCGGTTTTTGGTTGTCCCAAGAAGTTGGGAAGATAATCTTTTCCGCCCCAAATGTAATGTTGTAAGCTACCATTTAGTTTATAAATTCCGGTCATGGTTGTTCCTTTTATGATTTGTATCCGCCGAAAAATTGCACGACTTGTTCACGATCATGTTCGTTAGTCAGTTGTATCAGCAAGCGTTTGCCATTTTTTAAATCGACGACAAGTAAATTTTTTTCAGCAAGGTTAATTTGATGGATTGTCGCATAGGTGAAATACCAATTGCCATAAAAAAAGCCATTTTCTTTTAATACCAGCATTGGGGAGCGAATAAATGCGGCATAAATGCTGAGAATAATCAGCATCGCGAGTAAAAATAGCGTAGAGGGATTGATATTAGATTGGGTTTGATAAATGAATAATAAAATCAATCCGATAAAAATTAAGGCATCTGATTTTGCTCGTTTTTCTAACCGCACTTTTAAGCGGGTTTTGCCTTTAAGTCGGTCCATGCCGATTTGATCATAAATCGCAAAAGCAAAAAACAATAAAATCCCAGCTAGGAGAAAAATGTTAATTATCATGGTGATAAGTAAAAATAAAAGGCACGAGATATTCCCGTGCCTTGCGTAAAATTAAGCCAGAATACCGGTCCAAGCACCGAAAATACCGATGACGAAGAAGCCGATAATAATCCAAAGGGCGTTCACACGATTGCGCAATAACCACATACAGGCAAAGGTGAGCAATAATGGTAACAGACCCGGCATTAAGCTGTCCAAAATGGATTGTACGGTGGTGGTTTCAACAGTTCCATCTTGTTTTTCAATCACGGAAACCACGAGTGGAACATTGATAGTTGTCCATTTTTGCACCAGCGCGCCCATGATAAACAAACCGAGAATAGAAGCGCCCTCAGTTAATTTCTGCAGTAACCCACCGCTCATATCTTGTACGACGTTCAAGCCTTTTTTGTAACCATAGGTAACGCCGAAATAACGGGTGGCTAAACGCACAAGATTGAACAGGATAAAGAATAAAATTGGACCGAGGATATCCCCGTTAACCGCCAAACCTGCACCTAGCGCGGCAAAGACTGGACGAGCAGTTCCCCAATAAATGGGATCGCCCACGCCCGCTAATGGTCCCATTAAACCAACTTTGATCCCGTTGATGGCAGCGTCGTCAATCGGTTTACCGTTGGCGCGTTCTTCTTCCATTGCAATGGTGACACCCAAGACTGGCGAGGCGACGAAAGGCTGAGTATTGAAGAATTCTAAATGGCGTTTTATCGCATCTTTGCGCTCTTGTGAGTTCGGATCTGGGTATAAACGTTTGATAACCGGTACCATAGAATAAGCGAAGCCAAGGGCTTGCATCCGCTCAAAGTTCCAAGAACCTTGAAATAGATTTGAACGAAGAACGACCGCATTTAAATCGCGTTGGGTTACTTTTTTAATTTCTGTTGTCATTTTTTTACCCTCTTAATCTAATCTATTATCAAGATCGTTGTTATTATTGCTAACCACTTGTACAACTTGTTTACTTTGGTTGTATTTTGGGTGTAGTTGGATATAAAGAATTGCCATAATGGTACCAAGTACACCAAGGGCGACTAAGTTGAAATCGGTGAATGCCGCAATGACAAAACCGGCATAGAAAAATGGCATTAAATGTCCAGCGCGCATCATGTTAATTACCATTGCATAACCGACGACTGCAATAAATCCACCGGCAATTTTAAGACCGGTTGTGACTACTTCAGGAATAGCGCTTAACATTGATTGCACTACATCAGTACCCGCTGTCATCGCAATCACTAAGGCTGGAATCGCGATACGCATGGCTTGTAAAATTAACGCGGAGCAGTGGATCCAATCGAGTTTGCGGAGATCGCCACTTTGTACTGCTTTATCCGCCGCGTGTTGGAAACCAACAGTAATGGCTCGTACGACATAGGTTAAGACTTGTCCGGCTGCCGCTAATGGAATTGCGATGGCGATACCTGTTGAAATATCTTGCCCGCCGACGATAACCAAAATGGTCGAAATAACGGAAGCTAAGGCGGCATCCGGTGCTAATGCTGCACCGATATTCATCCAGCCAAGGGCTAATAACTCAAGTGCGCCACCGACTTTGATGCCGGTGGTAATATCGCCTAATACCAAGCCGATGAGTGTACAAGCGATTAATGGACGGTGGGTTTGCCACTCATCAAGAATTGATCCCATGCCACAAATACAGGCAATGAGGAATACGAGGATAATCTGTAAAGTTGAAATTTCCATGCTACATTCCTTAAATTAAATTGTTCTTCTTTAATAAATCCATCATGTGCTGGCGAGTATCGTTCGAGACTTTACGCACATCAAGCTCAACGCCCATAGCATCAATTGCTTTGAAGGCATCAATATCTTGATCATCTACCGCGATTGCACTGGTGATCATTTTTTTTCCATCTTTATATGCCATGCCGCCGATATTGATTGATTTCATATCAAATCCTGCTTCAAGCAGCGTTAATACATCCGTTGGATTGGTAAATAACAACATCACGCGGTCATTGGCATATTCCGGATTGTTATATACACGCACCATTTTGGCGACATCTACTACATGAGCAGTCACACCCGGAGGGGCAACGCTTTTAAGCATGGTAGAACGTACGTTATCTTTTGCCACATCATCATTAACCACAATAATTCGGCTTACTTTGCTTTCTTTTGTCCAGCGTGTCGCGACTTGCCCGTGAATTAAACGGTCATCAATACGTGCTAAACCTATGGTCATATGTCCGCCGGCAGTTACGCTTTGTGGCGCGGCTTGCGGGACAGGCGCGGGTTGTGGTGCGGCTGGCTGTTTGGCTTCTTCTTCCTCGTAACGTAATGCTCGTACGCCGGTACGTCCAGTTTCTAATGCAATGGCGACAAGTTCGGATAAACTTGGACCATCATCACGCGCCATAAAGGTTTCGACTAACATTGGTACGTTGACGCCGGTAACAATATCCATATTCTCTTTACCTTCAGAGACACGGTTGGCAGCGTTGAACGGACTGCCTCCCCAAGTATCCACTAAAAACAGCACTTCATCACAATGAGAAAGTGTCGTCGCCAGTTTTTCTTGGTATTTTTGCATAATGGTTTCAGCATTTTCACCGGGAACAAAATCAATGGTTGCAACATTCTCTTGTTCGCCGATAAGCATTTCAGTTGTTTTTAACAACTGTTCTGCTGCTATCCCATGGGTCGCTATTATAATAGCAATGGTCATATCGACTCCTTAATTAAAAATAAATTTTTCAAATAGCAGCGCATTCTAAAGTAAAACGAAGTCTAATAACGTGATACAGATCACATTATTGTTATCATATGGAGTAAAAGTTGTGCAATAGATCACATTTTTTGGTGATTTTATAAAATTTATTTTAAAATTAATTTATAAGAATTTGCAGAACTGGTGTAAGAAATAACACTTAGACGATAAAAAACCTACTTTAAAAAAGTAGGTTTTTCAGAGAAAAGAAATTAATTAACTTACTTATTTTCTAAAAGTGCGGTCGAATTTTGTTCCGTTTTTTCTTCTAGTCGTAAGGCTTGAATGGACATCACCGATTTTAAACTTTCTTCGCGCACTTGTTTGGCTAAGGCATGATCCCCATTTTGCTCAAACACATAAGCCGCCATGGTAGCATCATTAACTTCCAATTGCTGTTTATGATTTTCTAAAATGGTTTTAAAGACATTGCTGGCTTTGCCGAATTCATTATTGCGCACATATAAATATCCTAATGCACGCTGGATAAAGCAACGCTGATCGCCTTGTGCCTGTTTTGCTCTTTTTTCAACTAATTTAAGCAGTTTGCTGTTATCTGTTGGTTGTAAGCGGGTAATTTGTGTATATAATGCTTTTGCCAAGGGGCTGCTATCATCCAGTTTTTTCAGTGCCTCAAGAGTTAATTCGTAAGCACTTTCATGATCATTACTATCAATTAAACGCGCAATTAAACCGGTTTTAACATACAGATCGTTTTGGCGTTTGCGCGGTTGATTTTCCCACCATTCAAGTAAACCATCCACGCCTTCTTCATTCATTTTTTCATCAAGTAAACCGTCTTCTACTTGGCGTTGCAGTTGGGTGAAGTTTTCGTTGCTGTATAAACCAACGCTTTCTACTTGATCTAAAATTTTATCTAATGCTTGATAAGCCTTGGATTGCAGATAGATATCCACCGCCAGTTTAAGCACTTCTTTATTTTTATGCGCCATCACCAACAAGCTATCCACAGAACTGCGCGCCGCCGGCAGTTTTTTCTGTTGTAATAAAATGCGGGTTCGAGCAATTTCGACAATCAAACTGTCTGTACCGGCAAGTTCGGTAGCTTCAATTAAATAGCGGTTCGCGCTAAATTCATCCCCGCGTTGTTGCGCGGCTTCCGCGGCTTTAATAAAGTTCAACACCGGTTCATCAGAATGTTTGGCATTTTTGCCGATTAATTTTTCTGCTTTAGAATAATCGCCTTCGTTCATGCGCATTAACCCTTCGAGGGTTTGTTTTTGCGCTTTGAGCCGTTTGCGGCGGGAGAACCAACCGTAAGTGTTGCTACTTAAACGACAAAAACGGGTAATGATCCACTCAATTCCGTAAATAATTGCCAATGCAATCACAAAGAAGACCACTAAGGTAGTAATTGACATTTCAATGCTATAACTGCTGGTTTCAATTAATACATAACCTTGTTTACCAGAGAGATAAGGTCCTGCGATTAAGCCGGCGAGTAACACCAGCATTAAAAATAGCGTTCTAAACATAATCTATTTCCTCTACTGTTGAGGCTCGTTATTAGCCGGTTGTTCCGCGTTTGTTGGCGTATCTGTTTCTGAAGGTGAAGCCTCATTTTGCATACTGCTTTGTTGTGTCACATTTGATTCACTTGGTGTATTCGAGTCAGTTGTTGTAGCATCCAGCGCATTTTCTTCGCTTAAGGCTTTATCGACGGAAAGCTCAATTTTTTGTATTTCTGATGGTTGTTTGTTAAGCAGTTTATCTAACATATTTAAGCTACTTAATTGATTTGGGGTATCCACATAAATCGATTGCTCCGACAATTCATCCAAGGATTTGAGGAATTGTTCTGCCACATTGGTTGTGGTATCAAAATAGGTTCTGATCCATGATGCCACGGTTTCCAAGGATTGTTTATATAATTCGTTTTGCTGACGTGGTACTGCCAAAATAGCAATTTGTAAACGCAAACGAATATTTTCTCTTAAGTAAATATCTTGGTTCGGTGCTAATAAGGCTTTGGTTTCA
This sequence is a window from [Pasteurella] mairii. Protein-coding genes within it:
- the hemY gene encoding protein hemY; the protein is MFRTLFLMLVLLAGLIAGPYLSGKQGYVLIETSSYSIEMSITTLVVFFVIALAIIYGIEWIITRFCRLSSNTYGWFSRRKRLKAQKQTLEGLMRMNEGDYSKAEKLIGKNAKHSDEPVLNFIKAAEAAQQRGDEFSANRYLIEATELAGTDSLIVEIARTRILLQQKKLPAARSSVDSLLVMAHKNKEVLKLAVDIYLQSKAYQALDKILDQVESVGLYSNENFTQLQRQVEDGLLDEKMNEEGVDGLLEWWENQPRKRQNDLYVKTGLIARLIDSNDHESAYELTLEALKKLDDSSPLAKALYTQITRLQPTDNSKLLKLVEKRAKQAQGDQRCFIQRALGYLYVRNNEFGKASNVFKTILENHKQQLEVNDATMAAYVFEQNGDHALAKQVREESLKSVMSIQALRLEEKTEQNSTALLENK
- the manX gene encoding PTS system mannose-specific EIIAB component, giving the protein MTIAIIIATHGIAAEQLLKTTEMLIGEQENVATIDFVPGENAETIMQKYQEKLATTLSHCDEVLFLVDTWGGSPFNAANRVSEGKENMDIVTGVNVPMLVETFMARDDGPSLSELVAIALETGRTGVRALRYEEEEAKQPAAPQPAPVPQAAPQSVTAGGHMTIGLARIDDRLIHGQVATRWTKESKVSRIIVVNDDVAKDNVRSTMLKSVAPPGVTAHVVDVAKMVRVYNNPEYANDRVMLLFTNPTDVLTLLEAGFDMKSINIGGMAYKDGKKMITSAIAVDDQDIDAFKAIDAMGVELDVRKVSNDTRQHMMDLLKKNNLI